The Desertifilum tharense IPPAS B-1220 genome has a segment encoding these proteins:
- a CDS encoding RNA methyltransferase, producing the protein MQITSAQNPLVKQIRKLHQAKGRREQQLFLLEGTHLVEEACSAGYPLVTACCTPEWLEKHQFLWQQVEQRCDRAWVVSEAVMKAIATTVTPDGVIATAPRRQPFSIAELLQSPIPLILVLETLQDPGNLGTIIRTAAASGISGLVISTDSVDLDHPKVLRASAGQWFRLPVIQCENLQQALEELRACGVQLVATTPQATLTHWDLNWQQPTAILLGNEGAGLSPELLAIADTPVKIPLHQGVESLNVAIAAAVILYEAQRQRR; encoded by the coding sequence ATGCAGATTACTAGCGCCCAAAATCCGCTTGTCAAACAGATTCGCAAGCTACATCAGGCGAAAGGACGGCGGGAACAGCAGTTATTTTTGTTAGAAGGAACGCATTTGGTCGAGGAAGCCTGCTCGGCGGGTTATCCCTTGGTGACAGCTTGTTGCACGCCGGAGTGGTTGGAAAAGCATCAGTTTCTCTGGCAGCAGGTGGAGCAAAGGTGCGATCGCGCCTGGGTCGTTAGCGAGGCCGTTATGAAAGCGATCGCCACCACTGTAACACCCGATGGAGTGATTGCTACAGCCCCGCGCCGTCAGCCCTTCTCTATTGCCGAGCTACTGCAATCTCCAATTCCCTTAATTTTAGTCTTAGAAACTTTACAAGATCCGGGAAATCTCGGAACCATTATTCGCACCGCCGCCGCCTCTGGGATTAGCGGTTTAGTCATCAGCACGGATAGTGTCGATCTCGATCACCCCAAAGTTTTACGGGCTTCCGCCGGACAATGGTTTCGCTTACCCGTCATTCAATGCGAAAATTTACAACAAGCTTTAGAAGAATTGCGCGCCTGCGGAGTGCAACTAGTTGCCACCACCCCCCAAGCAACCCTGACCCATTGGGATCTCAACTGGCAACAACCCACCGCTATTTTACTCGGTAACGAAGGAGCCGGCCTCAGCCCGGAACTCCTAGCAATAGCAGATACACCGGTCAAAATCCCCCTACATCAAGGGGTAGAATCTTTAAATGTGGCGATCGCAGCCGCCGTTATCTTATACGAAGCCCAGCGCCAACGCCGCTAG